Within Amycolatopsis sp. cg5, the genomic segment TGAGCTGCCCGAGACCGAGCCGCTGCTCATCGGCCTCGACACGCCGACGCTCGGGCGGCTGGGTTCGCTCGGCGGCCGGGTCGCGAAGGCGAAGGAGTCGGGCGGGCAGGTGCTCGTCGTCGACCATCACGCGTCCAACCAGTTCTACGGCACCCACCACGTGGTCGACGAGACCGCCGAGGCGACGGCCGTGCTGGTGCTGCAGCTGATCGACGCGCTCGGCGACGAGCTCGACGAGCCGACCGCGCGCTGCCTCTACGCCGGGCTGGTCACCGACACCGGCGGCTTCCGGCGCGCCCGCCCGGCCACGCACGCGATGGCCGCCCGGCTGCTCGAAGCCGGCGTCCAGCCGATGGCGCTGACCAGGGAGATCGTCGACTCGCACCCGTTCACGTACCTGCCGATGCTCGCGACTGTACTGGCTGGCGCCCGGCTCGAGCCGCGAAGCGCGCAAGGCCTCGGCCTGGTGCACGCGGTCGTCACGGCCGAGACGGCGGCGACCGTGCGGTCCGAAGAGGTCGAGTCCGTCATCGACGTCGTCCGGTCCACTCGCGACGCCGAGGTCGCCGTCGTGCTCAAGGAGGGCGCGCCGGGGGAGTGGCAGGTCTCGCTGCGCGCGATGGGCAAGATCGACGTCTCGCTGGCCGCGCGCGAACTCGGCGGCGGCGGGCACCGGCTGGCCGCCGGATGCACCGTCCACGGCACCGCCGAGCACGCGCTCGGCCTGCTGCGCGACGCGCTCGACCGCGCCCCGAGGCTCTGACGGGGTCGTGAGTGGTATCGCCGGTTAGAACCGGCCATACCACTCACGACCAAGCTCAGTCGTTGGGCGGTTTCGGCGCGAAGACGCTGAACACTCCGCCCTGCGGGTCGCGCAGCTGGGCCATCGGGCCGATCGGGGTGTCGAACGGTCCAGTGAGGACGGTGCCGCCGAGTGCGGTGACCTGCTCGGCGGTCTCGCCCGCGTCGGCCACCGCGAAGTAGACGTGCCAGTGGTTCGGGGTGCCCGGCACCCGCGGCTTCACCGTGCCCGCGATGCGTTCCCCGTCGACCACGAGCGCGACGTACGGGGTGCCGCCGCCGAGGTCGCGCGCGTCCCAGTGGGTGCCGAAAACCTGGTCGTAGAAGGAAAGCGCGGCTTCGTCGTCGGTGATCAGCTCGTTCCAGATCAGCGCGCCCGGCTCGTTGACGAGCGTCGCGCCGATGTGCTCCTTGGCCTGCCAGAGGCCGACGGGCGCGCCGCCGGGATCGATGGCGAAGCACATCCGGCCCGCGTCCATGATGTCGAACGGCGGCATCATCAGCTTGCCGCCCGCGGTCTCGACGCGCGCGGCCGCCGCGTCGACGTCGTCGACCGCGAGGTAGGTGTTCCACATCGGCGGCAGGCCGGGCTGTGACTGCGCGGAGATGGCGGCGACGACCCCGTCGTTCTTGGCGGCCATCGAGTAGACGGCGCCGTCCGGCGT encodes:
- a CDS encoding bifunctional oligoribonuclease/PAP phosphatase NrnA; the protein is MTASLEHDIRQAAALLTSATDVTLLGHVRPDADALGSALALGRVLGKRGATVRVSFGTGGGEWVPPETLRGLDADGLLVRPDELPETEPLLIGLDTPTLGRLGSLGGRVAKAKESGGQVLVVDHHASNQFYGTHHVVDETAEATAVLVLQLIDALGDELDEPTARCLYAGLVTDTGGFRRARPATHAMAARLLEAGVQPMALTREIVDSHPFTYLPMLATVLAGARLEPRSAQGLGLVHAVVTAETAATVRSEEVESVIDVVRSTRDAEVAVVLKEGAPGEWQVSLRAMGKIDVSLAARELGGGGHRLAAGCTVHGTAEHALGLLRDALDRAPRL
- a CDS encoding VOC family protein, translating into MPHHAAYLQGTPSWVDLQTTDQAAAKSFYGGLFGWEFDDQKTPDGAVYSMAAKNDGVVAAISAQSQPGLPPMWNTYLAVDDVDAAAARVETAGGKLMMPPFDIMDAGRMCFAIDPGGAPVGLWQAKEHIGATLVNEPGALIWNELITDDEAALSFYDQVFGTHWDARDLGGGTPYVALVVDGERIAGTVKPRVPGTPNHWHVYFAVADAGETAEQVTALGGTVLTGPFDTPIGPMAQLRDPQGGVFSVFAPKPPND